In Candidatus Bathyarchaeota archaeon, the genomic window AACAAAGCCTATGTCCGGGAATGTATAGCTCTTCTGTAGAAAGTTCTTTTAAAACAACCATTTTTATCACCTTCTAACTCCCAGATATCTTACGGGATCTGCGATCTTACCTTTCTTCTGAACATCTAAGCCTTCACTGAATATTTCTTCTATTAACGATGGAGTAACATCTCTTCCACCAAGACCCATAATTACATTAAAGACTTTAAGATCTATGTCCATAGATTGCAATAGAGACATTACATCACTACATAATGGTCCGTAAGGAGCACCAAAACTTATGCATCTATCGATTACAGCTAAAACATCCAAATTCTTAATTGATGAGAAAATTTCTTTTGAAGGGAAAGGTCTATAAAGCCACGGCTTAATTACACCAACCTTTTTTCCCTCGTTCCTAAGTTTCTCAGCTATAGTGATTGCAGTTCCAGTGCAACTGCCCAAAGCCATGACTCCTATATCCGCATCCTCGATCCCATAGGTTTCTATAAGATCATATTTCCTACCAGATACGTCCGCAAATTCATTATTCACTTCTCTCATAACCTCAGGAACTTTATTCATTGCGTCAACTTGTTGCATTTTCAATTCAAAATAGAACTCTGGATTATTTCCTGCTCCAACAGTTATCGGGTTTTCAGGGTCAAGCATATATTCAAGCTTTTTTGGCGGTAAGAATTTCCTTACTTCCTCATCATCAAGCATGTTAATGTCTTGAGTAGAATGACTTATCATGAATCCATCTAAATTTACTGTTGCTGGTAGGAGAACATCCTTGTTCTCTGCTATCTTAAATGCCTGAATGGTCCAGTCGTATGCTTCTTGGGCATCTTCTGTATATATTTGTATCCAACCGCAATCTCTGGATCCCATCATGTCTGAGTGATCTGCATAAATATTGATCGGTGCAGATAGAGCTCTATTGGCTACCCCCATAACTATTGGACATCGCAAACTTGAACCTACGTATAGAATTTCATGCATTAAAGCCAGACCTTGACTAGCTGTTGCTGTAAAAACCCTTGCACCGGTTAGGCTGGCCCCAACACTTGCTGACATAGCAGAGTGTTCTGATTCAACACATACAAACTCTGTATTTACTTCACCATTAGCAACAAACTCATTGAATTTTTCAACAATTATTGTTTGTGGAGTAATTGGGTAAGCTGCTACAACATCCACATCACATTGTTTAGCTGCATAAGCTACAGCTTCATCTCCGTTTAGACCTACTATTTTACTCATTTTTAAGCTAACCTTCCACCATCTTTATGCATTTTACAGGGCATTCAGCAGCACATAGACCGCATCCTTTGCATTGATCGTAATTAATTTCAACTCCATCTTTGGGTCTATCTATTGATGGTTCTGGGCAAAAAATCCAACAAAGTAAGCATTTCGTGCACTTTTCATGATCTATGACTGGTTTAAAGACTCTCCAGTCACCTGTTTTGTATTGTGGATCCCCGGGTTTGTATACGTTACCTGCTAATGGAACATCTTTATAATTGGGAAATTCAATCTCACTCATAATTCAGTTACCTCTTCATAAGCTTTCTTAATTGCTTCAACATTTTTCTCTCCTATAGCACCATGAAAGCGTTCAGAAACTGATTTACAAATTGAATCTAATTTAATTAAAGGTTCGACCTTCACTACTGCTCCTAACATCGCTGTATTTGTTATAGGTTTACCAAGGATGTCTAAGGCAATTCTAGTGGCATCAACCGTATAGGTTTTAGTATTTTTAATATCTAATTTTTTATTCAAATCACTGGAATTTAAATCCGTATTAACAACAAGTTTACCATTATCAACTAGCCCAGATTTAACATCAATAGTTCCTAAAAGCGTAGGATCCAAGACAACTACCATATTTGGATTGTAAATTTGGCTATGTATTCGTATCTTTTCATCACTAATTCTTGTAAATCCTCGAATAGGTGCTCCGGTCCTTTCCGGGCCAAATTCAGGAAATGCTTGAACATGTTTGCCCTCATCCATTGCTGCTTGGGCTAGAAGCCTACTGGCTGTAACTACACCTTGACCTCCCCTGCCGTGCCATCTTATCTCGAATTGCAGCCCAAATACCTCCATTGATTTTTATTATGAAAAGAGCAGGCTAATATTTGAAAGTTTTGCGTAAAATTAATAACTAATTCGTCACACATCCCAACGCTGCAGATCTATAGGATACCTATACATTTAACAAACTTCAATTCTTATCATTTCTTTTATCTGCCAAATCAATATTGACTATTGCGTTTGAAATATGAAAATGTGAGAATAAAAATGGTAAAAATTATAGGAATATCTGGTAGTCCTCGCTCAGAGGGGAATACTGAGTTTATTGTCAAAGAGGCTCTTAATGAAGCAAAGAAAGAAGGTTTTGAAACTGAATTTCTAAGCCTTTCTGGAAAGGCTATCAAACCATGCGATGCATGTTTATCCTGTAAAGAAGTTAAAAAATGCATTATACAGGATGATTTTGAGACAATTTTTACAAAAATGATTGAAGCAGACGGTATAATATTAGGGTCTCCGGTATATTTTGGATCAGCAACTCCGGAGATTAAGGCTCTTATCGATAGAGCAGGATATGTCTCTTATCAATCAGGAAGAAGGTACTTTGAGAATAAAGTTGGAGGTCCATTAGTTGTTGCACGTAGAGCCGGACAGAATTTTACTTTAGCACAACTTCTATTCTTTTTCTTACATCAAGGAATGATTGTACCTGGTTCTACATATTGGAATATTTCCTTCGGTAGAGATAAGCTACAAGTCAGAGATGATGAAGAAGGTAGAAATACTGCGAAGAATTTTGGAAAGAAAATGGTTTGGATATTAAAGAAATTAAAAGAGTGATTGTCTAGACTTATCACGATTTTAAATTCAAGCGGTGTATCTACCATCTTGTTTCTGCTGCACATTGGATTGAGGAGGACCAATTGTAGGTAAAGGTGGTGGCACGCCTATGGTTTTTGATATGAGAATTGCCTCTGCCATAGAAGCATTTGATATTGCTTGTACAAGGGGTACTGGAGGTGACTTTTTTTCTTCATATTCTAATAATATTTTATTAATTTCGTTCCTTTCTCCGGAAGCTTGAGCTTTTCCTTTAATGTTAATCTGGGCTATTGACGGGGTAAAATTGACTGTAAAAACAAAAGGAGCATCTATTGTGACATCAGATCTTTTTTCTATTCCAAGCACATTTACATTTATAGCTATTTGCATTTGAGGAGGTATGGGTTTATCTGTCTCCCATAATCGTTCTCCAGATACCTGATTAACGAATATTCTTATGCCTATCTTAATTCCTGTTGGTTTATTCCCTTGAGCACTCATCAATCGATACCTTTACAATCTCTCTACTATAGCTTTATTTTTCGTTCTTTAGCTATTTTCAGGATAATATTTTTAAATTTCTTTCTAGCTCGCCAAGTTACAAGATATCCAACTAAAATGATCACAATACCTACTGTGGTTATTATAACGATTAACCATATAAGCTCTGCCAACATTGCTTGTATATAAGCAAAAGGTTGAACTCTAAGTTGAATTATACCTGCCATAATTATAAATAAAGGGGCTATTAAGACAGCGCCGACAATCATCATGGATTTACCAAGTACTAAACTTGTTGTGAATTGCGACCTGGCCAATGATGTTATCATATCATATTTTACATCTTCTTTTGTCAATTTTTTTCCTCCAAGATTCTATTTTTTCAAAAACTATGAGTTCTAGTAAATAAAGGTTTAATTGTGCGCGCTAGCACGAGCAAGACCTGCTTCTAAGCCGGTAAATCAATTAATAAGTATAATAATATAGTGGTCTAGTCGAATTTGCATAGAAAGGAATTGGATAATGATGCCGAAATTGGTTTTAGATGTCTAGACAATAATGCTGTAGATATGAATAATATTCAACTGATCCTTAGCTTGTTCCTAGCTAGCTACTTACCAGACTCTCAAATTATTCTGCATGATAGAGCCAATAATATATATTACATAAATCGTTCAGCCACGTTAATCTTAAAATTGAAGTTAATGTATATTGTATTGATACATTTTGAAAACATTTGATTCGTTCATCATCGGAATGATGATTTTAATTTCAGGAATACTCGGTACAATTGTGTTGTTTGTGCTCACTTTAGGGTCCAACTTTATGATTTTTCTTGTAAGAAGAGATCCAGAACTTATTCCTAATGAATACATTACGCTTCTTTATGTTATTGTTATTCTGATAATATTCGGTTTAATGGTTTTCTGGGCTATCATTCCTTTGAATAATAAATTTCGCTTTATTCCGAAATTAAGAAAAAAGGATATTGAACCATCTCCAGAAAAAAAATTCAGTCCATCAGTAACATTAGCTAAAGTTAAGAAGCCACGCAAGCAAATAAATCTAAATTTCTTCTCCAAAATAAGAAGAAAAAAGAAGCAAACTATACCAGTTAAACAAATAGAGACCTCTAAACCTGAAATCGCAACAACCAATATGCCACAATATTCGGAGCCTGTGATCACTGGGGCAGTAGACAAGTCTCTTACGCCTTCAAAAGCTGAATTATTGAGGGCCGCAATGTTGGCACTTGAAAAAAGTGAAACTGAGCTTGCAAGAGAATTTGTCAAACATGCTAAAAAAGCAGAATAAATTAGCGCAAATATCTTTCTAGCGCGCGCTAAAAGTTTCTTTCAGATTCTTCCTACAGGTATATTATGAGGACCCTTTTGTAGGTATTAACCAAATTTAGTACGCTCTTCTGCTCACCTATACTTTTATTTTTACATATCTGGTATAGTTGATAATCAGTCATTCCATTCTTGGTAAAGTAAAAATAAATACGGCTCCTTTATCTTCCCCTTGCGAGTCTGCCCAAATCTTACCACCATGTCCTTCTATTAGACCTTTGGTTACACTAAGACCAAGACCAGTACCCTTAATGTAAGTTCTTCTATTAATATTAGCAAAAGGCTCAAATATCCTTTTAAGATCTTTTTTTCTTATCCCGATACCTGTATCACTTACTTCAATTTTGAAATAATAACTCTTCTTTTCGACTTTTAGTATTATTTCTCCATCTTCTGGCGTAAACTTAGAAGCATTATTTAGGATATTCATCAGAGCTTGACCAAGCCTAATTTTATCTCCAATTATTGGTAAATGGCCCTTTTGAATTTTTATTTTTAAAGTCTGATTTTTTTCTTTAATAAAGGGTCGAATTTCTTTAATACACTGCTCTAGGACCTCTTGAAAATCTAAAGGTTCTAGGTTTACTATGATCTTTCCGGATTCTATGCGTCGAATGTCTAATAAATCATCAGTTAGACTAAGAAGACGTTCAGTATTTCGCTTGACTATCTCCAATTCAATTTTTGCAAGTCTAGGGATCCGGCCATCTTTTCCATCTAAAATTCGATCCATATAGCCTTTTATTGAGACTAATGGGGTTCTTAGTTCATGTGTAGCTGCAGATATGAATTTATCTCTAATTTGTAAACGGCTTTTTTCTTCTTCAGCATCTTTTATAGCGTTTTCAATCTCTATTCGATCTGTAATATCTCTTAGAACGATTGTTCGGAGTCCAATTCGGCCAGTTCCATCAACTATAGGGGAAATAGTAATTTCATAGACGTGACTCTTACCATTTATATCAAGCGTTACTTTATCTAATTTTGTTTTTGATATTCTGGACCATTGATTCCATACATGATCTATTTTTTTACCAATAACATCCTTTGTGGATTTGCCAAATAAGCTTTCAGCTGAAGGATTTAGATTCATAACTCGATTACTATCATCCAAAACGATTATTGAGTCTTTCATACTTTCAATGATGGCATCATGAGCAACTGGCATGATATCTACAATTTGCAATTTGGATGGATTAATCCATGTCAAAAAATTAGCTATTATAAGAACTATTACTGGAGTTACATATGTAGGCACAAGTCGTAATACCATCATTAAGAAAATGCTACCGAAAAATGGTATTATTACAGATAAAAGAAGAAATAAAGCCCGAAGTTGATATAATTTTTGTGATTTGCTAAGCGAATAAATGGAGAATAATAATGATAGTAAAAGAATCAAATAAGTATAAAAAATAAAAATCCATAACCATAAGCCAATCGACTCAAAACGTCCAAATGATATCGCTAGAGAGGAATTGTCAAAGTTGAACATGGTTGGAGACCAGATCCAACCATGAGCTTCGTTAGTGAAGATTAGTAACAAAGTAATTATCGGTATTATACTTAATAAAAACAAGTAACGCCGTATTAAAAATCGTTCATAACCAAGATATTGAAGTGTATGGATAAGCCATAGGGTCGGAACAATAGAAACTCCTAAGAATTGAAATTTATGCCAAAATATCTTTAACCATAGTATATCGCTCCATATTTCAAATACTAATCCTGTTGCCCATATGGAACCGCCGATTAGAAGAAAAGCTAATGTTTTTGATCTAGGATCTGGGCGTTTCCAAAGAAAAAATAGCGATATTAATGAAAGAGTTGATAATGCAATTAATATAATCGTATAAATATGGAAAAAATTTTCTAGAATAGCCCTCTATTCTCCTAAAACTTTTTCGAATAATTATATCTTTGCAATTCACTTAGCTAAATTATACTAATCATGATTTCAAAAATTTGATCTTAATGAAAATTAATTAAATAGAGTCATTGATTTTTATAGTAAAAAAAACTGCTACATGATTCTAATTTTCCTCAATCCATTCTTATCGTATGAGATTTGATTGCTAAAGAGCCCTTTTATACTAGATACATCTTTTGGCTCATGGGCCAAAGGATTCAAAAGAAAAAGTGCGGTTATTCCGAATTCTGAAAGATATTTAAGAGCATTTTGAAAATATCCATATGCAGATTCGACATTTGTTGATAGGGTAATATCGGTGATGCTGTCGTAGACCAGACATAAAGATTCTTTAGAATATTTTTCTAGGACTTCAGATAGAGTTTGTTGATACGAAATATTCAGAATTTCGACACCATCATCTCCTTTGAGCGCATTTTGAATTACACTACCTCCATGCGTAAGTACTAAAGCTATCTTATTGTAAAAAACACATTCATGAACAAAGTCCCTGATGGCTCTTTCATACGGGAATGATGGGTCAAACTCAAGTAGAATTATTCTTCCTATAATGTCTTTATGTTTCAGGTCTAATTGATTAGAGAATTTTACAGCTTTAGTCTCTTCTAAGTATCTTTTAATTTCTACTAAAAAATCTTCACTTTCAAAAGGTTTAACAAGGTGGCCATCTGCTCCACATTGGATGGAAAGTTTTTTATCAGAATTCCTACCTAGGACTGTAAACATGACAACGGGGATATGTTTGGTTCTATCTTGAGTTTTCAAAACCTTACAAACATCTAATCCACTCTTCCCAGGCATCACAACATCTAGAATTATTAAATCAGGTATTTCTAAATTTGCTTTAATTAAAGCTTCATCACCACTGTAAGCTTCAATAACTTGATATCCTGCTTCCAACAGTGTCTTTCTAGCCAAATCTAGAATGTCTGGTTCGTCATCAACAACAAGAATTTTATCAGGCAAAATGATTACTCCTCTAATGTGAGCTATATATATTATTCATGAAGTATAAATAATATATTTCAAATAGTCTTATTGGAGGTTCTGTAAAAATGGATGAAGAAAAAGTGCCTACTGGCGTAAAAGGTCTTGATGATATTTTAAATGGAGGAATTCCACAAGGTAGTTTAGTTTTGATAATGGGTGGGCCAGGAGTTGGAAAAACAATACTCGCCACTCAATTCTTGGTAAATGGTATTAATAAATTCAACGAGAATGGAATATTTGCAACTCTTTTGGAAAATCCAGTTAACCTCCAAAAGAATATGGCAAAATTTGGATGGAATTTAGGGGAACTTGAAAAAACAGAAAAATTCAGATTTATTGATGCTTCACCAACCGCACCTCCACCAATAACACGATTATCAGGAGAAATAAGATTAGGAATGCTCTCGATTGGTCGAAGGGAGTTCTCAATGATTAGTTTAATAGAAGCAATTCAATCAGCATCAGAAGAGATCAATGCACAAAGAATTGTACTTGATAGCATGGCTTCTTTAATTTTTCAATACACGGATTTGACTCAACGGCGAAAAGCTATCTTAGACTTGTTTGAAGCTTTAATCTCATCTAATGCTACATGTTTGGTTACTCAAGAGCAAAGAAATTTAGGTCTAGAAAGAGAGATTCAAGATGAGGAATATCTAGCTGACGGAGTAATAATAATGCAGAGATATCAAGTTGGTAAAATATTATTGCGTGCAATTCAAATTGAGAAAATGAAACGCAGTGAAATAGACGATCAACCAAGACCATACAAAATTACTGATAAAGGAATAGCAATCTTTCCAAAAGAAGTAGTTTTTTAACACATCCGCTTTTTGTTCTTAGCTTATTTAATCCTTACTAGGAAAAACACATCAAATTTTATATACATATATTTAAAAAGTTAAAAAGAAAGACCCCGAATTTTATGGAACTTTTTGGTGGTCAAATCTAAATGAAGCAAACAATTTTAATATTCAAATAAATAGATTAATAAAAAATTTCATTATTCTGATTTTCGATAGAACAATCTTCGATACATCGTTTTTCTGAATAATTCTTTTTATATTGTAAGGTGAATTCTACATTGAATAAGCACTTGTAGGTGAAATAGCAAAAATGGTAATTATTGAAATATTCACACACATAGCTACTATTTCTACGATATTTACTATTGTCTGTGTAAAACTTCTTTTATTGGAAAGAAATGGTATGCGTTAGCGTGTACTTGGTGCTTACAAAGATTTTCTATATCTAATAATCTCATCTGTAAGATAAAATGCAGTACCTAGTATTATCAGTGTCGATAATATATATCCAATAAACAGAATTGGGTTCTTTAAAAGTAAAAAGAAAGTATTATGTGATAATAATAGTGGTGTTATTACAAGCAAAGTTCCAATGATAATCTGTAAAAAAATAACATGGTTCATTAAATTGTAGTGATTCAAGATAATGCCTTCTATTATTATGGCGAGTATAATTGTTAGAAATACCATTGCTTGTAATAGTGTAAGAAGGTACGGCACTCCCTTTAATATGCTAATTGTTATCATCGCTATGATGTTATTAAGGAAGATTATTAGTGAAAACGTTATCAAACCAAGTACTATTGCTTCACTTGCTTGACGGAACCATTTTATTTTTTGGTATCTATTCTCTGAATTTATAACTATAATGGAAAACGGAATAAAAAAGATCATTTTTCCTAATATTAGTCCTAATACACCAAATTTCAAATACAATGAGGCAGCTAATGGATTTGCTTCATTTGCTATACCGGCTGGATCATTATAGATTAACCAAGTAGTAGTGATTATATCTCCTGTGACAAAAATAATGTATAATAATAATAAAATAATTATCGTTCTGTGGAGTGAATATTGATCTTTATCTTTTAACATTTAAGACTCTCTCATCTGAATAAGAAGTTGGTATTCTGCAAATATGTATTAATAAGTTTTCTTATTTCAATTATTAAATAATTTCTATAGATTCAAAAAAAATTTCTTGTCAGCAGATATTCTATAATATAGAATCGAAAAACCCTAGAAAGAGTTTGCTAAATAAGGCTTATGAGTATTAGGATTAGACCAATACATAAGATAATTCCGATAACAAAACCTGTATTAAAGGACGGTTGAGTACTTTCTTTTCTTGCTAATAATAGGATTACAACAGCAAGAATCACTAAGAGAAATCCGACAAATAAGAACGTGAAATTAAATCCAAGCAAGTTCATCAGCAGAAAAAAGATAATTTTATACATAAAATACAAATTTTAATAAATATCAGATTATTGATTTGGTGACCGACAATTAAATATTAATAATGAGCTTCATTGCAGAATATAATTACTAACACTCACTTAAATGAGATGTCAAACTTCTAGAATTTATAGAACTGGTGTAGAATACAGAAATTGATCATATTTTTAAAATCAATTAAATCAGTAATTAGTATGCTCATTCTTCTTGCTATAAGCACAATTTCTATACTATACTTCTTTATTTTCCTTTTTCCGAAAAGATACATTACACTCATAAAAAAATGAAAAATTATTGCTTTGCTAATGGGTATACTCACTATTAAAAAAAGTTGGAATATGATGATACATGCTAACTAGAATCCTGGTTCCTTTTGCAATGTGGGCATGTGGACGCCCTTCTGGATATTTCTTTTCCACAGTTAATACAATAGACATTATCTGACTTTTTTCTACCGCGCATTGTTACGATTACGATAGCAGCAATGCAAACAATTATGGCCACCAAAATTAAAGGTAGAGATAAGGAAGGTATTTGGATTTTAGATTCTTGAGTCTCAGGCAATGTAGTCTCAGGCGTTATAGTTTTGTCCTCGTCTGTTGAACTGGTTGGTTCAGTCGGTGTAGCCTCAATAGTGGGGGTTGTTGTTGGAGTTGGTGTTGGGGTAGATTCATTATAACTAACAAGCTCGTATAATGAAATATCGTCGAAATTGGTATTTGGCGGAGTTGAAGTTACACTGGCTTGTTCTATGATTATAGATACATCATTAAAGTTTCTTAAAGCACCGAAATTTTGATAAAAATCATCTGTAACATTTCTATCTATGAATTGCCAATCACTGCTTGGTTCCGCTACTACAATATTAGCTTCATTTTCCAATTTTTTTCTATAATACATATCATCTGGATTTTCTGTAATTATATAATTTATTCTGTGCGTATCTCCAAATTGTATGGATATCTGTGTCAATGTTCCTGGCGTAATTATTTTATCTGCCTCTTCAAAAGTAATATTTTGTCCAGTTGCTGAAATCGGCATAAATGTCTTTGTTTTGAAAGAGAAATCTAATTCAGGTGTAATTGGTTTATTAATGGTTTGCATTACCCCTGAACTTATTGGCGTACTTTCTGTATGTTCAAGTTGAGCAACAACAAGACCCTTGCCTTTATAACCGATATTGGTATCCACTTTTACGGTCATATTGTGCCCAACTATTCGCCAACCCAACGCACCCAATTCAAATCCACCATTGACGACTAGACCCCAATCTTCTTCATTCTCTTGAGGAATAACCGTTATCGGCATCTCCTTTGTAAAGCAGAGCTTATCAATACTACAGGGGTTTCTTGGTCTATCACTATCCCATACCACGCTATATGTATCTAAAATTATTGCCGCTTCACCGAATAGGTAAGTTGGGATTGGAAATTGCAAAGTGAAATTCTCATAACCTTCTCGTCCGGCGGTCTTCCATGTACGGCCTATGTGAGTACTTGGCAATTCTGATGGTTTATGTTCATCCCACATTTTATCCATTTGCAGACCTTCGAATGTATCTCTTTCATTCTCAAGTTGCGCAACGATGATAAAACCATAAGCAGGGGTAACTAAATCATAGTCCAAAGTAATAATTAGGGACAATTCCTGTCCCATCCATGGTGTTTTAGGATAATCAACGGCTGCAATATCTAACTTTGGAATGGATTCTTCAGCAAAAACATAAGGAGTGATTAAAAGAAATATGAACATTAAGATTAGAATCTTCTTCATTTTATTTCACTATCATGATTTTAATTATAAATCGATGTCAGAAATTATTTTTCTGACTATATTTTTAATCTCTTAACATATTTAATAATTAAGCAACCGATTGGAGTACCAAATAATATAAAAATTACTTAAACCTGATATTAATGGAAGTCGACCATGGATAAGTACGAACTAAAGAAACTCAGAAGAATGGAAAGAAAAAAGAAAAAGAATCGCCGCCTAATAGTATCATCTATTCTGATATTTATTATTGCAATCTCGGGCGTGTATCTTTACAGCTCGTCAAAACCACAAACAGTAGATGGAATAGAAGCAAACAGGATAGCAGTGATAGAAACGAATGTGGGCACTATAGAATTTGAGCTTTTTGAAGATAAAGCACCAATAACCACCAAAAATTTTATCGATTTAGCCGAGAAAGGATTTTACGACGGTCTCATTTTTCATCGGATTGTTGGAGGATTCGTAATTCAAGGTGGTGATCCTACTGGCACAGGTACAGGAGGGACTGGATACACTATTCCTGATGAATTCCATCCTGAACTGAAGCATGATTCGATTGGAATCTTGTCTATGGCAAATTCCGGTCCTGATACAGGTAGTTCACAATTCTTTATTACTTTGGCTCCAGCGACACATCTAGACAATAAGCATGCAGTCTTTGGTAAACTAATCAAAGGTGAAGATGTATTGTTAGCGATAGGATCTGTTAAGGTTGATGAAAACGATCGCCCTTTGACTGAAGTAACTATGACAGTTAAGATCATAGAAAACAATGAAGTAATTGATTAATTTACATTAATGCTTACGCAATTAACATGTTACAAACTAATGCTAAGAATTAAATCTCAATTATTAATAATTAATATTCATGAATGAATTCATGAGTTTAATAGCACCAATAGGAGCTACTTGCCTAGGTATTTTGATAGGTTATCTTGTAGGTTTTTTTATCCGACGTTTTAAGGAGTTCACTCCTGGCACTCTAAGCTCTGTTATATCGGTCATTTTAGGAGTTGTAGTGATAAGGTTCTTAGAAGCTGAGATAGTTGTCTGGTGGTTCTATCCTATAGGGCTATTGATAGGTTTTATTGCACAAACAATCGTCTGGAAGCTTGAAGGTAAACCTTTGAGTGTATAACTATTGCATGCTTGTAAGAATCATTTAGCGCGCGCGCTAAATTTAATTGCAACCTGGTAAGCGGGCGCTAAATAAACAATAGATTATTATCATGCTATATAAAAACGCACTTAATAATTACTAATTTAAATTTTTCAAATATTAAATTAAACTTTAGAACAAGATTCTAATTATTTGGGTGAAGTCCCATGCAGAAGAAAAACCATCTTAATAAAGTTAAGGGATCAAGTCGGACAGAAAATCCATTATTTCAGTACCTTGGCATTATTCCAGAGCACATATCCCCTGAGAAAGCCATATTACGTTTACCTATTAAATATGAATTCAATCAAGATGCAGGCGTGGTTGCAGGAGGTATTCTTGCAACTATTGCTGATGAGGCTATGGCCCATGTGGTTCTAGCCAACCTTAATGAAGACCAATCTACCGCAACGATCGAAATGAACATACGATATCTACGCTCAATACAGGAAGGAGAGATCAGTGCGGAGGGACGGATTATCAAAAAAGGACGCAAAATCATCACTGTTACTGCTGATGTTTGTGATGGGAAAAAATCCCTCCTTGCTCATGCTGGAGCTTCGTTTATAATCATTGAATCAAAATAAATGGAAAAAAGTTTAAAATTGGGAAAGCATTATCTAAAAGTATTCTTGAAATGATTCTATAATTAATCAATTGATATACTATGAACAATAAATTTCCAATAATTGCTTTGATCATTCTAACTTTAATTGTCTTAGGTGGCTGGTTTTATGCAATTCAACCTCATTTATTCTTGACATCAGAAATCCCAACTTCTGAGATATTTACTACGCCAACGTCAACTCCTACCACTAATCCAGCGATAATTATCGGCCCCGAAAGAGCATATATTACGATTCAAGAAAATAAAATGAATCAGAGTTTTATAATTATTGATGTTAGAACCCCAGAGGAGTTTGAGGATGGACACATAGAGAATGCCATTAATATTGATATTC contains:
- a CDS encoding zinc ribbon domain-containing protein, coding for MKKILILMFIFLLITPYVFAEESIPKLDIAAVDYPKTPWMGQELSLIITLDYDLVTPAYGFIIVAQLENERDTFEGLQMDKMWDEHKPSELPSTHIGRTWKTAGREGYENFTLQFPIPTYLFGEAAIILDTYSVVWDSDRPRNPCSIDKLCFTKEMPITVIPQENEEDWGLVVNGGFELGALGWRIVGHNMTVKVDTNIGYKGKGLVVAQLEHTESTPISSGVMQTINKPITPELDFSFKTKTFMPISATGQNITFEEADKIITPGTLTQISIQFGDTHRINYIITENPDDMYYRKKLENEANIVVAEPSSDWQFIDRNVTDDFYQNFGALRNFNDVSIIIEQASVTSTPPNTNFDDISLYELVSYNESTPTPTPTTTPTIEATPTEPTSSTDEDKTITPETTLPETQESKIQIPSLSLPLILVAIIVCIAAIVIVTMRGRKKSDNVYCINCGKEISRRASTCPHCKRNQDSS
- a CDS encoding PaaI family thioesterase; translated protein: MQKKNHLNKVKGSSRTENPLFQYLGIIPEHISPEKAILRLPIKYEFNQDAGVVAGGILATIADEAMAHVVLANLNEDQSTATIEMNIRYLRSIQEGEISAEGRIIKKGRKIITVTADVCDGKKSLLAHAGASFIIIESK
- a CDS encoding peptidylprolyl isomerase, yielding MDKYELKKLRRMERKKKKNRRLIVSSILIFIIAISGVYLYSSSKPQTVDGIEANRIAVIETNVGTIEFELFEDKAPITTKNFIDLAEKGFYDGLIFHRIVGGFVIQGGDPTGTGTGGTGYTIPDEFHPELKHDSIGILSMANSGPDTGSSQFFITLAPATHLDNKHAVFGKLIKGEDVLLAIGSVKVDENDRPLTEVTMTVKIIENNEVID